ACAAGGCTGGATAAAGCTTTCAACGCTCCCACTCCAGCTAGTAACTTTCTCGGCCCTTCGCTCCCGCTCAAGGAGCCGCTGCTTCACGATCGGCGGCGACTCGTCCGTGCGATGCGGGAAACTAATTGTACTTTCGTCGCCCCGATTTCAGCTACGGAGCCATCCGATGGAAACTGCGCCTCAAATCGATTTTCAGGGCATGGAGCCGTCTGACGCCTTTCGGGAGCGGATACTTAGCCATATTGCTCGCCTTGAGGAGCGCTTCGGACGCCTCACCTCGTGTCGCGTCGCAGTCAAAGCGCCGGGCGGACGGCATAAGACGGGCGGCCTTTTCGACATTCGCATTTATCTCAGCCTGCCGGACGAACGCGCGGTCTCGGTTGAGCGCACGCCGCATATGGACGAGCGTTTCCAGCATTTCGAATTTGCGCTCAACGACGCTTTCGCTCGCGCGGAACGGCAATTGCAGGACGAAGTCAGCCGTATGCGGGGCAAGATCAAGCACCATGCGGGGCCGACCGTCGGCCTCGTCACGCAGGTGATGCGCGAAGACGGTTTCGGCTTCATCGAGAGCGCGGACGGTCGTGAGATCTATTTTCACCACAACAGCGTCGCCGAGCCAGGCTTCGACAGCCTGAACCCCGGCGACCGCGTCAATTTCGCCGAAGAAGAAGGAGAGAAAGGACCGCAGGCGAGCCGCGTGACGCCTCTTGCAGAAAGAGCTCCCGGCTAGCGGCCGCCCGCGCCGCCATGGATATGAGCCCAAACTCAAAAGCCGATGACCGGCAAGCCGCGCTGCTCGGTTTGGTGGGAGATCTTGTTCGCGAGCTTCGCGCCAAGCAAAACGGCTCCATTCGCGTTTCTCTCGACAGCCGGCTCGAACAGGATCTGGGAATCGACAGTCTCGCGCGCACGGAATTGAGCGCGCGGATCGAGCGCGGTTTCGCGACGCGACTCCCTTTCGACGCCATCGGCCAAGCAGATACGGTCGCGGACCTTCTCGCCGCCCTCGCGCAAGAATCGTCGAGTCTCGCGGTCTTCGAGTCCAGCACAGCTCCCGCTCCATCTTCCTTGCCGAGCGCGGAAGCGCCGGAAAGGGCGCGCGATCTGATCGATGCGCTTGACTGGCATGTCGCCCATCATCCGGATCGGCTTCACGCCGCGGTGCTGGAAGACGACCGCAAGATCGTCGCTTCGCTCACTTATGGCGAACTTGCGGAAAAAGCGCGCCGCGTCGCGGCGGGGCTGATCGCACGCGACGTCTCGCCCGGCGACCGCGTCGCCATCATGCTGCCGACCAGCATAGATTTCTTCGCGACCTTCTTCGGCGTTCTCTACGCCGGCGCGGCGCCCGTGCCGATCTATCCTCCGATGCGGCTGTCGCAGATCGAAGACCATCTTCGACGACAGGCGGGAATACTCGATAACGCCGGCGCGCGCATACTAGTCACCATGCCGGAGGGACTTGCGCTCGCCGCCCTGCTGCGGGCGCAGGTCGAGACGCTGGAATCGGTGGAAAGCTATGCGCGGCTCTGCGCGGATAATGAAGCGCCGCTTCCCATCTTGCGCGACGGCGCGCGCACTGCGCTGATACAATATACCTCGGGCAGCACGGGCGATCCGAAGGGCGTTGTGCTCAGTCACGCCAATCTCCTCGCCAATATTCGCGCCATGGGCGGCGCGATCGGCGCGACGTCGTCGGACGTCTTTGTGAGTTGGCTGCCGCTCTATCACGATATGGGGCTGATCGGCGCATGGCTCGGCAGCCTCTATTACGCCGCGCCGCTTTATGTGATGTCGCCGCTGAGCTTTCTTGCCCGTCCCGCAAACTGGCTTTGGGCGATGAGCCGCTTTCGAGCGACGCTGAGCGCATCGCCGAATTTCGGCTTCGAGCTTTGCGTCACGAAGATCGACGAGGCGAGCCTCGCGGGGCTCGATCTCAGCGCTTTGCGCATGGTGGCGAACGGCGCCGAGCCGGTGAGCGTCTACACGCTGCGCCGCTTCTGCGACAGATTCCGGCGCTATGGCTTCCGGCAGGAAGCGATGGCGCCGGTTTACGGCCTCGCCGAATGCGCCGTCGGTCTTGCATTTCCGCCCCTTCGGCGTGCGCCGATCATCGACCGCGTCGACCGCGACGCGCTCACGAGGCGCGCGCTCGCGGAACCGGCGCGCGCCGACGACCCGCGCGCAATGGAGTTCGTCGCGAGCGGCCTTCCGTTGCCGGCCCACCAAATTCGCGTCGTCGACGAAAATGGTTTTGAAGCAAGCGAGCGGCAGGAGGGACGGCTCGAATTTCGGGGACCTTCGGCGACGTTGGGCTATTTTCGAAACGAGTCGAAGACGCGCGCCCTGATCCGCGACGGCTGGCTCGACAGCGGCGACCGCGCCTATCTGGCGCAAGGCGACGTTTTCATTACCGGCCGCATCAAGGACATCATCATACGCGGCGGCCAGCATCTCTATCCGCAGGAGATTGAAGAGGCGATCGCGCTCATACCCGGCATTCGCAAAGGCTGCGTCGCCGTCTTCGGCGCCGCTGACGCCCGCTCGGGAACGGAACGCGTGATCGTCGTGGCGGAGACCGCCATAACCGAACCCGCCGCCCGCGCCGCGCTGGAAGCAAAGGCGCAAGACGTCGTGCGCGACGTCAGCGGGACCGTCGCGGACGAGATCATGCTGGCGCCGCCGCGCACGGTTCCCAAGACGTCGAGCGGCAAGATCAGGCGAAGCGCCGCAAAGGCGCTTTACGAGCAGGGCGCCGTCGGCGCGCCGGGACAGGCGGTCTGGCTGCAAATGTCGCGTCTCGCAATGTCGGGGGTCAACCCGCTTCTTCGGCGCGCCGCCACGCGGGCCGGAGACATTCTTTACGCAATCTGGTGGTGGATCGCCGCTACGCTCGGCTATGCCGTCACATGGTCCGGCGTGATGACGCTGCCGGGCATGCGGCGGCGCTGGGCCTTCGTCAGAAGGATCGCCGCCATTACGCTCGCCGTCATGCGCATTCCCGTCACGACGAAAGGGTTCGACGCTCTTCCGGCGAAAGGGGCGATGCTCGTCTTCAATCATTCGAGCTATGCGGACGCGCTCCTCCTCGCCGCGACCTTGCCGGGCGAGCCGGTCTTCATCGCAAAGCGGGAGCTCGCCTCTCAATTTTTCGCGGGCCCGTTCCTGCGCCGCCTCGGCGCGCAATTCGTCGAACGATTCGACGTCGCGGGCGGAGTCGCCGACGTCGAGGCGCTCGCAAATGCGGCGCGAAGCGGCCGCAATCTCGTTTTCTTTCCGGAAGGGACTTTCACCCGTCGCGCCGGTCTCTCGGGCTTTTATCTCGGCGCCTTCAAGATCGCCGCGGAGGCGGGTCTGAAAGTCGTCCCGGGGGCGCTGCGCGGCACGCGCGCCATGTTGCGCGGCGAGCAATGGTTTCCCCGGCGCGCTGCGCTCGACGTCGAGATCGGCCCGCCGATCGAGCCGGCGGGGACAGATTTCGTCGCGATTCTGAAACTGCGCGATGCTGCGCGCGACGCCGTTCTGGCGCTTTGCGGAGAGCCTGACATCGACCAGTTGATGAAGCCGCGTCCCATCCGCCGAGACGCATGAACTCCCCTCTTGACCCCGCCTCGCGCTCCGCCCTTAACTTGGCGCCGCTTTGAGGGCGGAGATTTGGCGGATGAGTTTTCGATTGTCTGTGAGCGCGCTTCTGCTTTCGGCCTGCGCGTCTTCAGCCGGCGCCGCCGCATGCGGGAGCAGCGCGGACGGCTTCGCGGTCTGGCTCGACGACTTCAAAAAAGAAGCCGCCGCGGAAGGCGTCCCCGATCGCACGCTCGATTCGGCGCTGACCGGCGTCGTCTATGACCGCGCGATCATCGCGCGCGACAGAAGCCAGAAAGTCTTCCGCCTCTCCTTCGAAAAATTCTCGGCGCGCCTCGTCACGCCCGCGCGTCTCGCGCGCGGTCAGGCGCTCATGCAGCGTTACGCCGGATTGCTGCGCCAGATCGAGGCGCGCTACGGCGTGCCGGGTCCGGTCATTATCGCCATATGGGGCCTCGAGACAGGTTATGGCGCCGATAACGGCAATTTCCGCACCATGCAGGCGCTCGCGACGCTCGCTTACGACTGCCGCCGTTCGGCCCAGTTCAACGATGAACTGAAAGACGCCCTGCGAATCGTGCAGCGCGGCGACATGACGCCGGCGCAGATGCGCGGCGACTGGGCGGGCGAGATCGGCCAGACTCAGTTCATGCCATCCTCCTATCTGAAATACGCCGTCGATTTCGACGGCGACGGCCGACGCGATCTCATCAGATCGCCAGCCGACGCGCTGGCTTCGACGGCGAATTTCCTCAAGGGCAATGGCTGGCGATCGGGCGCCGGCTGGGACGAAGGCGCACCGAATTACGCCGTCTTCCTCGAATGGAACAAGGCGCAGGTTTACGCCAAGACAATCGCCTATTTCGCGACGAAGCTCGACGAACAGCGCTAGTCCGGCCGACAGGCCCGGACCGCGCATGATCGACGCTATATGCAAAAAAGCCGGCGGTTTTCGCCGCCGGCTTCTCTTTAAATTATCCCACGCGTCAGTCGGATGCGAAGAGATCGAAGTGGCGATTGACGCCCGCCTGCACGAGATTGCCGCTGAAGGGCGTCCGGGTGTTCACGCCATAAGCGTAAAAGCCGTTTTGCTGGAAGACGTAGGAGTTGGCGTGAGCAGCGCCGATATCATAGCGCAGATACTCCGCCTTTGCGGACCAGTTCGGCATGAAGGCCCATTCCACGCCGCCGCCCGCCGACCAACCGGCGAGCACGTCGTCATAAGTCGCCGTGACATTGGTGATGTTCGTACCGGCCGCGCGTTGCGTCAGATAGGCGGTGTTGGTGGTCACGCCGCCATAGGCGAAGCCGCCCGTCCCATAGATCTGCAGCTTCGGCGTCGCGAGAAAG
The nucleotide sequence above comes from Methylocystis parvus OBBP. Encoded proteins:
- a CDS encoding HPF/RaiA family ribosome-associated protein — translated: METAPQIDFQGMEPSDAFRERILSHIARLEERFGRLTSCRVAVKAPGGRHKTGGLFDIRIYLSLPDERAVSVERTPHMDERFQHFEFALNDAFARAERQLQDEVSRMRGKIKHHAGPTVGLVTQVMREDGFGFIESADGREIYFHHNSVAEPGFDSLNPGDRVNFAEEEGEKGPQASRVTPLAERAPG
- a CDS encoding AMP-binding protein codes for the protein MDMSPNSKADDRQAALLGLVGDLVRELRAKQNGSIRVSLDSRLEQDLGIDSLARTELSARIERGFATRLPFDAIGQADTVADLLAALAQESSSLAVFESSTAPAPSSLPSAEAPERARDLIDALDWHVAHHPDRLHAAVLEDDRKIVASLTYGELAEKARRVAAGLIARDVSPGDRVAIMLPTSIDFFATFFGVLYAGAAPVPIYPPMRLSQIEDHLRRQAGILDNAGARILVTMPEGLALAALLRAQVETLESVESYARLCADNEAPLPILRDGARTALIQYTSGSTGDPKGVVLSHANLLANIRAMGGAIGATSSDVFVSWLPLYHDMGLIGAWLGSLYYAAPLYVMSPLSFLARPANWLWAMSRFRATLSASPNFGFELCVTKIDEASLAGLDLSALRMVANGAEPVSVYTLRRFCDRFRRYGFRQEAMAPVYGLAECAVGLAFPPLRRAPIIDRVDRDALTRRALAEPARADDPRAMEFVASGLPLPAHQIRVVDENGFEASERQEGRLEFRGPSATLGYFRNESKTRALIRDGWLDSGDRAYLAQGDVFITGRIKDIIIRGGQHLYPQEIEEAIALIPGIRKGCVAVFGAADARSGTERVIVVAETAITEPAARAALEAKAQDVVRDVSGTVADEIMLAPPRTVPKTSSGKIRRSAAKALYEQGAVGAPGQAVWLQMSRLAMSGVNPLLRRAATRAGDILYAIWWWIAATLGYAVTWSGVMTLPGMRRRWAFVRRIAAITLAVMRIPVTTKGFDALPAKGAMLVFNHSSYADALLLAATLPGEPVFIAKRELASQFFAGPFLRRLGAQFVERFDVAGGVADVEALANAARSGRNLVFFPEGTFTRRAGLSGFYLGAFKIAAEAGLKVVPGALRGTRAMLRGEQWFPRRAALDVEIGPPIEPAGTDFVAILKLRDAARDAVLALCGEPDIDQLMKPRPIRRDA
- a CDS encoding lytic murein transglycosylase, producing the protein MSFRLSVSALLLSACASSAGAAACGSSADGFAVWLDDFKKEAAAEGVPDRTLDSALTGVVYDRAIIARDRSQKVFRLSFEKFSARLVTPARLARGQALMQRYAGLLRQIEARYGVPGPVIIAIWGLETGYGADNGNFRTMQALATLAYDCRRSAQFNDELKDALRIVQRGDMTPAQMRGDWAGEIGQTQFMPSSYLKYAVDFDGDGRRDLIRSPADALASTANFLKGNGWRSGAGWDEGAPNYAVFLEWNKAQVYAKTIAYFATKLDEQR